A window from Rhinolophus sinicus isolate RSC01 linkage group LG18, ASM3656204v1, whole genome shotgun sequence encodes these proteins:
- the DCUN1D3 gene encoding DCN1-like protein 3 yields the protein MGQCVTKCKNPSSTLGSKNGDRDPSSKSHSRRGAGHREEQPPACGKPGGDILVNGTKKAEASADACQLPTSSGDAGREPKASAEEASLQRLEELFRRYKDEREDAILEEGMERFCNDLCVDPTEFRVLLLAWKFQAATMCKFTRKEFFDGCKAISADSIDGICARFPSLLTEARQEDKFKDLYRFTFQFGLDSEEGQRSLHREIAIALWKLVFTQNNPPVLDQWLNFLTENPSGVKGISRDTWNMFLNFTQVIGPDLSNYSEDEAWPSLFDTFVEWETERRKREAGGRRALSSGPEGLCPEEQT from the exons ATGGGCCAGTGTGTCACCAAATGCAAGAATCCCTCATCAACTCTGGGCAGCAAGAATGGAGACCGTGACCCCAGCAGCAAGTCACACAGCAGGCGAGGTGCAGGCCACCGTGAGGAACAGCCGCCAGCCTGTGGCAAACCCGGTGGGGACATCCTCGTCAATGGGACCAAGAAGGCAGAGGCCAGCGCCGATGCCTGCCAGCTGCCCACGTCCTCGGGCGACGCGGGGCGGGAGCCGAAGGCCAGTGCCGAGGAGGCGTCCTTGCAGAGGCTGGAAGAGCTGTTCCGGCGCTACAAGGACGAGCGGGAGGATGCAATCTTGGAGGAAGGCATGGAGCGCTTTTGCAATGACCTGTGTGTCGACCCCACGGAGTTTCGAGTGCTGCTCTTGGCTTGGAAGTTCCAGGCTGCTACCATGTGCAAATTCACCAG GAAGGAGTTTTTTGATGGCTGCAAAGCAATAAGTGCGGACAGCATCGACGGGATCTGTGCGCGGTTCCCGAGCCTCTTGACAGAAGCCAGACAAGAGGACAAATTCAAGGATCTCTACCGGTTTACATTTCAGTTTGGCCTGGACTCAGAAGAAGGGCAGCGGTCGCTGCACCGGGAAATAGCCATCGCCCTGTGGAAACTCGTCTTCACCCAGAACAACCCTCCTGTGTTGGACCAGTGGCTCAACTTCCTGACGGAGAACCCCTCGGGGGTCAAAGGCATCTCCCGGGACACATGGAACATGTTCCTGAACTTCACTCAGGTCATCGGCCCCGACCTCAGCAACTACAGCGAAGATGAGGCCTGGCCCAGTCTCTTCGACACCTTTGTGGAGTGGGAGACGGAGCGGAGGAAAAGGGAGGCGGGTGGGAGGCGCGCGCTCAGCTCAGGGCCCGAGGGCTTGTGTCCCGAGGAGCAGACCTAG